The stretch of DNA ATTAACAATCAACAGTGTACTAACCTCCAAATAATCAACAGTGACGTGCCCAGTGCCCTGGTCATCCCATTTTCCATCATCATTCAGACGGTAGACCTTCACACGCTGcaattcaataataaaaaaactaaataatataGAAGTCTTAACAAATGAAGACATTAATAGTGGAAAACACACACCCTAGTTATATTCCCAAATGTATTATATTACATCGTAAGTAACGAAGAAATATAAGAACTATATTCATTGAACAAACTCAGGCAGCTTAATTGCTAACTGTGGTGAAAATAGTTATACCATATGAAATGAGAATGTCGTCACTTCACAATTTCTCTTCCATTATCCATAATACGAGCAAAATCAAAAGAATACATgggtaaaaaagaaatacaaactGGTACAAAGAAATATAAGGAAATAACTGAGTTTTATTCAACAATTCTGATTACTGAGGCCAGAATTTGGATTACAATAAGATTAAGATATAGACATTTCCTATCCGAGAAATTAGGGAGTATTAGTCTCTCATTTCCAAGATTTAGAGAGTTTAGTCTCTCCCCATCAATATTCAGTCCCAAAATAAATGCATGTTGACTTTTCCTTCAATTTCCATATtcatgccttttttttttaaaagtccaTATTTATGCTATAACTGTCTCATTACATAACTGCTGCCTAATAACATAATaacactactaaaaaaaagtggTCTAACATAATGCAAATAAAGTTCCTTCCCATGATCATTGTAATTAGTAAACACAGCTGATTGAAAACCAGGATCGccatttttaatagaaatttaaTTTAGAGACGAGTTATCATGTCGGTTTTGCCTTTGGAACCAAGTAAACATTGTTTGAGGCTTCCTAAACGAATAAAAATACATCTTTTGAACAACTTTCAAAAGTTTACAGTAGATAAAGAAATGCACacttttctataaaaaatttacttctTTTGGTTAGCCTGCAAACTTCTTCAACTTTATAAACAACTTTCAAAATCGCAGGCTAACATTATAAGCTCTATGTTTTGGAAAATTCACTTCTGTCCAACTTAAATATCTGTGCTAATACAAGGCACCGAATAATTAAAACAATTCACAACCATACCTGTATAGCAGCCACAAGCTTTTGATATTCTGTGGCATTGCTACTGCATGCAATTAACAACTATAGCTCATACAAATCCAAACTTATCCAAAATTATCTAATCATCTCAAGATTCTCAACATATACAGTTCCTTAATACCAGACTCTTGTTTCATAACCACGATGTAAAAACCATGAGCACAACCCACTAACCACCTCCGAGACAATGAGAACGCACAAAGCCAACAACTGAACCCTCACCTTCCAGTACATTTCTAAAaggtttttttataattttgacttTCATTTTACAACTCCTGGACATTATCAATTAAGTTCTGCTAACAACTTCCTAAATCTAATTGCACTTACTAAACAATAAACAGTGTATTAAATGCTTCTAACTATTTAAAGAAACTATTCGCATTGCTTACATGcttaaattttcatttaatacttaaTACTTTTATTTCCTTAATCAACGCTTCAAAGGAACTCCTTAACAAATCTCACAATCAATTTCATTCGATATACAATAATGAAAAACGAGATTAGAACCAACGACATCATGCAAACTACTCAAACTCCCTCATCACTAGCTCAATCATTATGATTTGATCACATTAATTTACTATCATCTATTTCCAAATCCTAAAAAGATtcacacataaaataaaataaaataaaaaagacagtTCAACTGAATTTACAAGTTCTAACTAACTAACACTTATTAATTCAAAGattcaaaaattcatccaactTCATCACTAACTCAGCAAATAAATCAAATCGAAGCTTAAGCTCTAATTCTCTAAACACATCAAATattaaaactaaaacaaaaaaaaaagcattaactagaatcaaatcaaatatcaaataaactATAAAGCTGAAAAAAGCAAACTTGCCTGTAACGAATTAACGTTGGTCTGCGATTTCTCCGTAGCGCCCATAACAGCAACTCAAAATTTGAAACCAGAGAGATACTGAATCTTCGGTATTGAAGttcaaattagggtttaaagaaaagtaaaaacGAAACGAGAAAGGGGAATTGAGGTTTGGGGGATCAACACGAAACCCTAATTGGATTGTGTTTGTAATTGAAGTTTGAAGAATGTTTGTTTGCTTGTTAATCCCCGAAGTTGGGATTAAGCAAAAGAAGAAGtagaaatagaaaagaaaatgaattagGCGGGTATGAAATGGCGGAAAAACCAGGGGTTTATTGGTTAAATTACGAATGAGCCATTGGATTTTAGTGCCGTGCCCGCGCTTATCCATGTCTTTGTAATGTGGAAACACGTGTATCGTTGTCACGCTATGTAGCGGTTAAAACggataaaatatttccaaaaaaataaaaaagaggagGCAACATCACTTGCACTTAAATACTACTACTAGTTCCttaccgaaaaaaaaattaaaaaataatccctCACAAATTTATAATGGgtcaatgaaaaaaataaaaaaaaaaattaattcttaatattttcatattttggataaattagtctttgatttattataatatatagagGCTAATTTGTCTTTAGTGTGAAAATGTCATGAACTCGTCTTTTTCGCAATTTGTATCTAATCCacttttatgataaataattgCAAAAACAACATGATTATGTCATATGCTTAAAATCATTCTACATTTCGTCATGGTCATTTAGTAATAATTAAGTATTTTGTCAAATTATCCTattaaatcctattttgatatgaaaaatgtcagctagtacctcaagaaaaacaaaaataaaaaaaattatcataaaatttatatagtcaatacttttaaaatatattgccattaaaaaaatacttttaaaatataaataatgttaacatcctttttattttgttttattgtgtgtgtgtgaacaTAATCATTAAactcctaaaaaaaattataacttcaAAAGTCACTCATCTAATTAGTATTGTGGTTTGCATGAAAAGAATAAGTCTATAAATAATTGGACATTCCTCTTTCAAAAGACCTTTAAGTTAGATTCAAAAGTTCAATTcttgaaaaataatattgaaaatatttttaaaagattttttttttgcaaagaaatatctatttttttaactaGAAAAGTAAAATTAATACTAAATTATTGGATAACAAAAATGTTGCCCAAACATCATTTTTCCATtttcacaaaattaaaaaatcattgtTCCATTATcctaaaaaagtaaaaagtaaGTGCAATAAATCCATGTGGGAGCTGTCCCATAGTGTctgtgaaaaatgaaaaatagaaagTAGTAGTACCGCCCACACTTGGATCGATAATATGCTTATAAAGCATCAACACTTCTCGAATTAGGCGCGTTTCCGTGTTAAATATGTGTTGGTGTACGTGTCTGACATTCACACAGATACTTATGATTatactaaattatgtcatttttctaaatttttattggtATCGACATGTCAGTTTTCGTGTTCGGTGTCGTGTCTTTGTTTCATATATAATATGGCCGCCCTCAGTACCTCACCCAACTCCCCTTCTCCTAACTCCTAACTCCCAACTCCCAAATTCCCATTTCCCAATCACCAAAATGACGCTATCACCAATCTCACTCTCTTCCTCATACACCACCACCATTTCTCAACCACATCACTGTTCCCTCTTCAACACCACCACTTCAACAACTGCCACGTCACTCAATCTCAAATTCTGTTCTCTCAAACCTGAACCCTTCGCTTTCACTTCACTCCGCCATCGCTCACATCACAACCATCCCTTCCGTCGAACACACTTCAATGCAATATCTTCCGCGCTTTCTAACAACGGCACTGCTCCTAAATCATTCGATTATGATTTGCTTATTATTGGTGCTGGTGTTGGTGGTCACGGTGCCGCCCTTCACGCCGTCGAGAAGGTACATTAATTGCTTGAAATTCACCTGAgttgatttgattttgatgtAGTAACTTGTTTTagatgataatgataatgaaagGTGATTTAGCTTAGTTGATTTAATTTGTATTCACTTCACTCTGATAATGTTCAGCTGAGTTTATGTAGTAATTTGTTTTGACTTAATTGTATATTTGgtccttacgtttattttaggtttatATTTTGTCCCTTACTTTTAAAAAGTTTCAGTTTGGTCATTttcgtcaaatttttgtttaaatcgtcTACGTGGCTACTACATTTGCGGACAACTTAGAAGGGTACTATGTGAAAGTTTTAggagaaattaactcaaaatttaacaaaaaggaCGAACTCACGTTGATATCAAATTATCaataacataagggaccaacttgaaactttttaaactcaagggaccaaattaaaaccaaaaataaacgtaagggactaaatatgcaattaagccaaTTTGTTTTAGATAATCATGGAAATGAAAACTTATATAAGCCGtgtttagattgacttatttggGCTTATTTGTTAGCGGAGACGACGCTTGTAAGATTATTTGAATgtgcttatgaaaacaacttagaACATTTCTATAAGCTAATTTCAAATTTCAGCTAATTTCCATGAGCTCCTCTTGATGGTTTTTATcggttttttaaaagaaatagattATAGTTGAgcatgtttggattggcttaatTGAGCTTATCTAGtgacataagttttgtgagactatttggcggaacttataaaaacaacttatgacatcttTCAGAAGCTTTTTTCACCTTATTTTAATAAGTTCtacaagatagcttatgaaaacagctcatagcatatacaaaaacaatttaatttaatctacatttataaaaatagcttatgtaagcttatgCATAAGCGCTTAtgttataagctgcaaatatgctgtttatccaaacagggccgTATTTATAAGCGGTTATGTGcaattaatttgtttatccaaacatggaAATATTGTATTGCtgaagttttatatttttcagcAAAATTTGAAATGAGCGAGTGAATTACAGGGTTTGAAAACAGCTGTTGTTGAGGGGGACGTGGTGGGAGGAACATGCGTGAACAGAGGTTGCgttccttctaaagctcttttGGCTGTAAGTGGTCGAATGCGAGAGCTGCGGAATGATCATCACTTGAAATCACTCGGTATACAGGTAAAAATGTAGTGGATCAGGGTTCATGTATAGgaaaaaagtaatatatttaaGTGATTAGTTCGGTTTTGTTATGTTAGGTTTCTAATGCTGGGTACGACAGACAAGCAGTTGCGGACCATGCTAACAATCTTGCTTCTAAAATTCGCGGTAACTTGACAAACTCGATGAAAGCACTTGGAGTGGATATACTCACTGGTTTTGGAACTATTTTGGTGAGTGACTTACTCTGCTATGTAGACTCGTGGTTATCAGAGATAAATGCTTATGATGTTGTGACTGTCTTCAGAAATTGAATTGTGTCTTTGTTAGCCAAGGCTTCaacaatgttgtcaaatagtttCTATAGTGGCGCTAATAGCCTATAGTGTAGTGGACTAGTGGAGTTTGATCAAATATTGTTCCGTGATATGCTATTTTAGTACGAAATGTTATTAATACTCAATAGTAGCGTTATTTATAGCACTGGAacgtagcagaatttgaacaaattcctATTTCCGTAATTTGTAGATGACAACACTGTTCTTGAATTTAATTCACCAATGGagcttttatcatttttttacttCATGGCTTATTTGTGAATCGTTGCAGGGTCCTCAAAAGGTGAAAATTGGCTCTTCCAACAATATAGTAACTGCAAAAGACATCATCATTGCCACTGGTTCTGTTCCTTTTGTTCCTAAGGGAATTGAAGTCGATGGTACACCGTAAAAtatgtatttctttttatttctatCATTggcattttattatttttgtttccaCCTCTAGTTTTTACTTAATGAAATGACTTAGGTATGGGCATGTATCCTCTCCTCCACATGTACTGTCAAGTTTCACTTGGCTTAAGATAGAATtctatcaattatcaattataaaaGCAGTCAGAATGCAATTGAAAAAAGAAGGGATCAATTTAATATTGGTGAATAGTGATATTTTCTGATTGATAATATGTTTGTATCTAGGATATTTGACTCCGAAGAGATATTTGTTCAGTAGTTTATTGATACTACCCTCGTGTTTTTCGTTTTTCCTATTTCTTATCGTAAGATTTATTCTGTATATCACTACAGCAATTAAAACTTGCCATCTAATTACCTTCAGGGAAGACTGTGTTCACCAGTGACCATGCACTCAAATTGGAGACAGTTCCTGATTGGATAGCAATTGTTGGAAGTGGTTATATTGGCCTTGAATTCAGTGATGTATATACGGCACTTGGAAGTGAGGTAGCACTTTTCCAATATAACTTTCCCCTTTTATCTATTTTGTTacggattaaaaaaatagtgattttgatgtaaaataatttagagattagttagtgattttgatgtaaaataatttagagattagtttttagagatttttagaaaagttgaatttactttgtgtttgtttattataataaaaatcacttttttttaaataaaatctttagtttgtttggatacaacttataaaagtgatttttttaattacaaataactttcttcttttaacatttttgttctctctcctctaaaaatctattattttataagctactcttagtagcttctcatttttagctgttttctgattatttttagcttttgattattttaaaaatctgtaacaaacagatgcaaaataattaaaagtgattatttttataaaaaaagtgatttttttctaaaataagctataacaaacggcCTCATATTTTGTTCATGAGAAGGATTGCTATAGTTTGCAACATTTATGATGCCCAAAGGCTGTGCTCATACATTTCTTTTTAcacttgtgatttttttattaacccacgaaaataaaattaaaaa from Trifolium pratense cultivar HEN17-A07 linkage group LG5, ARS_RC_1.1, whole genome shotgun sequence encodes:
- the LOC123885417 gene encoding dihydrolipoyl dehydrogenase 1, chloroplastic-like isoform X2, which gives rise to MTLSPISLSSSYTTTISQPHHCSLFNTTTSTTATSLNLKFCSLKPEPFAFTSLRHRSHHNHPFRRTHFNAISSALSNNGTAPKSFDYDLLIIGAGVGGHGAALHAVEKGLKTAVVEGDVVGGTCVNRGCVPSKALLAVSGRMRELRNDHHLKSLGIQVSNAGYDRQAVADHANNLASKIRGNLTNSMKALGVDILTGFGTILGPQKVKIGSSNNIVTAKDIIIATGSVPFVPKGIEVDGKTVFTSDHALKLETVPDWIAIVGSGYIGLEFSDVYTALGSEVTFVEALDQLMPGFDPEISKLAQRVLINPRNIDYHTGVFASKITPARDGKPVLIELIDAKTKEQKDTLEVDAALIATGRAPFTQGLGLENIDVTTQRGFVPVDERMRVIDANGSLVPHLYCIGDANGKMMLAHAASTQGISVVEQVTGRDHVLNHLSIPAACFTHPEISMVGLTEPQAREKGEKEGFDVSVAKTSFKANTKALAENEGEGLAKLIYRPDNGEILGVHIFGLHAADLIHEASNAIALGTRIQDIKFAVHAHPTLSEVLDELFKSAKAG